The proteins below come from a single Lodderomyces elongisporus chromosome 3, complete sequence genomic window:
- the RRP36 gene encoding rRNA biogenesis protein rrp36 (BUSCO:EOG09265M98): MPRRDRIKPSFEDDESFENEFDYRYKRGKEQTSLNSDNENSESGSGSEENEHENEHDVDDEMASISFGALNRAQARLKQEQSRRSQRDYESDSDSDSAPEETSSSSQPTNKKRSKHAPAVSSTKKPVSRIRDIPGLPSRKSQTLHSDIRFDAAYGKADLNQARKNYAFLDEYRKQEIANMESILKDKKSKLNESEKEEIRLQLQSLKSRMDSLKNRDLENSILKEYKKKQYQNVKEGKSSQPHFLKRSDKRKILQKAKFDSMKPKQRERAMERKRKKRLGKEFRQLEFRPSN, from the coding sequence ATGCCCAGACGAGATAGAATTAAACCCTcttttgaagatgatgaatcatttgaaaatgaatttgaCTACAGATACAAAAGAGGCAAGGAACAGACTTCACTAAACAGTGACAACGAAAATAGTGAGAGTGGAAGTGGTAGTGAAGAAAACGAACATGAAAATGAACATGATGTTGACGATGAGATGGCTAGTATTTCCTTTGGAGCACTCAATAGGGCCCAGGCTCGAttgaaacaagaacaactgCGACGTTCACAGCGGGACTATGAATCAGACTCAGACTCAGACTCAGCACCGGAAGAAACTTCGAGCTCATCTCAACCTACCAATAAGAAGAGAAGCAAACATGCACCGGCAGTGTCTTCAACAAAGAAACCAGTCTCACGAATCCGTGATATCCCAGGACTTCCCTCACGCAAATCGCAAACTTTGCATTCAGATATCAGATTCGACGCTGCATATGGTAAAGCAGATTTGAATCAAGCTCGTAAGAATTATGCATTCTTGGATGAATATAGAAAGCAGGAGATTGCCAATATGGAGTCGATACTAAAGGACAAGAAATCCAAGCTCAACGAGTCTGAAAAAGAGGAGATTAGATTGCAATTACAATCACTAAAGTCACGAATGGACAGCTTGAAAAATAGAGACTTGGAGAACCTGATATTGAAAGAgtacaagaagaaacaatacCAAAATGTTAAGGAAGGCAAGTCGAGCCAGCCTCACTTTTTGAAACGTAGCGATAAGCGCAAGATTTTGCAAAAGGCTAAATTCGACAGCATGAAACCTAagcaaagagaaagagctatggaaagaaagaggaagaagagattGGGTAAGGAATTTAGGCAATTGGAATTTAGACCTCTGAATTAG